The nucleotide window GTACAGTCTTTTTAGGTAGAAAAAATGTACACAAATAGGACATTCGTATAGTAAGGAATTGGGGGATAAAAAGATGCTATCAATTTCTAAGGTGTTATATGTCTAGCACAGCTTATGGAACAAATCGGAGTTATATTTCTCAGGAAAAACAAAAACAGCTATACAAGCGTACGTTACTCATTGTAAGTATTTCGCAGGTGTTTGGCGGAGCGGGATTAGCTGCTGGCATTACTGTAGGTGCGCTTCTTGCACAGCAAATGCTTGGGACAGATGCAGTTACTGGCATTCCATCCGCTTTATTTACCCTAGGATCGGCAGGAGCTGCTTTACTGGTGGGAAAACTTTCTCAGCGCTATGGTCGCCGTATAGGACTTACGACTGGCTTTATGATAGGTGGAATTGGAGCAATTGGTGTCGTGACAGCAGCTGTATTGGAGAGTGTTCTTCTACTATTCGTCTCGTTACTTATTTATGGTGCTGGAACAGCGACAAATTTGCAAGCTCGTTATGCAGGTACGGACTTAGCAAATGATAAACAACGAGCCACTGCTGTGAGTACGGCTATGGTGTTTACAACGTTTGGTGCAGTTGCGGGGCCTAACTTAGTAAATACAATGGGCAGCTTCGCCTTATCTCTTGGTCTTCCATCACTTTCTGGCCCGTTTATATTATCAGCAACAGCCTATCTTTTAGCAGGCTTTATCCTTTTTGTTATGCTTCGCCCGGACCCATTAATTATCGCAAAAGCAATAGAAGTTTCTAACCAAGCGTATAGTCAAAAAGGGTATTCACACACGGATCAGCTTGAAAATAACAAGGGAGTAATAATGGGTGCAACCATGATGGTCCTTACGCAAATTGTCATGGTTGCTATTATGACAATGACACCGGTACACATGAGACATCATGGACATGGTTTAAGTGAAATAGGTCTTGTTATTGGATTTCATATCGGCTCAATGTATCTTCCATCACTAGTTACAGGAATTTTGGTGGATAAGATAGGTCGTATTACGATGGCTGTTGCTTCTGGCGTTACGTTGCTTTTGGCTGGTTTACTAGCGGCGATTATCCCTGGTGATTCTGTTATCCTTTTAGTAATTGCGCTTTCTTTATTAGGATTAGGGTGGAATTTTGGCTTGATAAGTGGGACTGCTTTACTCATTGATTCAACCAAAGCTTCAACGCGAGCTAAAACACAAGGTACGGTGGATGTTTTAATTGCGCTGTCGGGTGCTTCAGGTGGTGCCTTGTCCGGAATGGTTGTAGCTCATGCAAGTTACTCGGCATTATCGTTGGCCGGAGGGCTGCTAGCTTTATTGCTCATTCCAGTCGTGTTCTGGTCTCGAAGGGAGAATAATAACACTATATAAGGAATGTTTGCTTTGTTAGCTGAATGGAATGAATGTTATAGAATTAAAGCATTAGGAGGGGATTATGTTAACTAACTTACATGATTACTTAAAAGATATTATGGTTCATATACCTGCGGGACAAATTCGCTTGCGAGATTTTCGAAACGAGCAAAAATGGATTAGTTCAAACTATAAATTTGGAATGCCTGGTACTAGAAATAATTTAAAGGAAATTGTATGGGATGTAGAGGTAAAGCAATTTTACCTTGCCAAATATACAGTAACAGAAGAGCTGTATGAAGCAGTGATGGGCTTCTCAAAAACTGGAGGGCGCCAACCGGTTGTCAATATATCTTGGTTAGAGGCGGTGTATTTTTGCAATGTGTTGTCTGAGGCACTTGGATATGAGAAGTTTTATGGGGTGGATGATGAAGGTAAGTTGGTCACCTGTCATACAAGCAGCAATGGTTTCCGTTTACCGACCGATGCGGAGTGGCAATATGCATGTCAGGCATCATCAACGGGATATCGGTATGATAACATTACTAAAATTGCTTGGTATAAAGATAATTCTCATGGACAAGTACATGAGGTTGGTAAGAAACAGCCCAATGCTTGGGGCTTATATGATATGATTGGCAACGTTTGGGAATGGTGCTGGGATTTATATGATGAAGAAACGTTTGGTGATTATAGAATCATTCGTGGAGGAAGCTGGGCAGAAGAAGAACGCGGCTGTGGAGCTACTTGTCGCCGAAAAAGCATGCCGGATTTTTCTATAGACGACATTGGTTTCCGAGTTGCTAGGAACTGTAATAAGGAACAGTAGATGGAGTGTTTTGTATGAGAACGTGTATTTTATTATGAATAACTGTTCTTACCGGAGCTCATCTTGTCATTGTGAAAGACAAGATGAGCTCCCTTCAAAGATAAGTAAGGAAAACATAAAATAGTGGCTAAGAAAGATGGAGCTGTATATTGAAACTATCCACAATAGATTCAGGAGATAATGACATGATTCAAATTAGAAAAGCGATACGTGACGATTTAGAAAGCTTAGTACATATTGATTTTGAGGTTATAGGACGCAGTAGAGAGGAAAAATTATTAGAAGCCATAAAAGAAGATAGATGCATTTTGGCACAAATAGAAAAGCAGAATGCAGGTTTTTTAATTTATCATAAGCACTTTTTTGAACAGCTGTTTATTGATTTGATTATTGTACATCCAGCGTTACGAAAAAGAGGTGTCGCAAAGGCTTTGATAGAGTATGTGGAAAATGCTTGTACATCAAAGAAGATTTTCTCATCAACGAACAAGTCTAATGAAAGTATGCAACATGTGTTTGATACACTTCATTATAAACAAAGTGGCTATATTGACAATTTAGATGAAGGTGATCCGGAAATTGTATTTTATAAAGAAATTAGCTCTTTGAAATCATCGGAGTGATATTTTTCAAACAAATAATTTTATTATGTAAACTGAAGGGTGTAAAAATAGTACGCTTACAATTATTGTGCAAGATGCTGACGATTGTTACATTGACAAATATAGGATTCTTTCTTACTCTTTAAATAAAGGGGGTGTCATGATGGCAAATATTTTATTGCCAGAAACTTCAGTGTCCCATGCAAAGTCTGATGTTAAAAGGGCGATCCTTTTGCATGGGTAAGAACAAAGAATTTAGATCGCCTTAGGTATTAACGCAGGCTTTGCACCTTATTATTTATCTTACAATAAGGAGCGGGCAAACCGATGAAATATGTAAAAGCTGCGGCGGTATTACCTGAAGAGTTACTGCAAGAGCTGCAAAAGTACGTACAAGGGGAATTACTGTATATCCCTAAACGAAAAGAAAATCATGAACAATGGGGCTCGCGCTCAGGCGGGCGCAAGCAATTGGATGAAAGAAATGAAGCGATTCGACTGGCCTATAAGGGCGGTAAGCATATAACGCAATTATCACAGGAATACTTTTTATCGGTGGATACAATCAAACGAATTGTATATGCACAGTAATCAAGGTAGCGATAACTCGTGTACGAGTTGTCGCTTTTTGGGTTAAATTCATTTATAAATCGTATTTGCATTAGCGTAGGGGCAAAAGGATTTCCTATAATATAGAGGAGAATGTCGGCTGTAAAAGGAGTGGAAATAATGCATACATGTATTAGAAGTGATGAGTTTAATTTTATTAAGATGCAAATACGCAATATTGTAAATGGATATGCAGCGTCAAGTGATAAGGATGTTCTGCAAGCACTTGTGTCTCTAGTAAAAGAGCGTGTTTTAGATGTTTGTCATGATTTCAACGAAGAACAGATGAAGCTACTGCATACGATTGAAGAGATTCGAGATAAAGAGGATGCAGAACGATTTTTCCTGCAACTTGCACCTTATGTTAAACCATTTCCAGAATTGACAGAGCAGGGGTTAAAAAGGGTATTTCCAAAGGTCAAACGTCTTAAAAAGCCCGACCTGGCAGGGTGGAATTTACAAGAAACTTCATACATTAGCTGGGATGATAAAGGGTCTAACCAAAGATATATCATCGCTGTAAATGAGGATGGACTTGTTGGGGTAAAGGGCGTATTTACAAGCTCACATCAGAAGGGGATATGTACGATCTGTAAACGTCATGCGGAGATCGGGATGTTCATCTCTGAAGTAAAAGGATCGGTTATGGGAACCTATACGAAGCGAGGAAATTATATCTGTCAAGATACTATAATATGTAATCAAAACATAACATCTTTAGAGAATTTGAACGACTTTGTATCGCGACAACGGAGCTAAAAAATAATAATATAAACCCTCGTCCTACATGTTAGGGCGAGGGTTTTAGTATGTATAAGTATCAAACGCATTACATTTACATTCACAAACTGTTAATCTAACGCAGGAAAACGAAATAGGAAATGTATACATGTATTCTCTATGCTTGGACAAATTATATGGAAAAGACAGCCATAAGTGGAGGTACAGTCATGGAGAAGCATCAAACAGGAACTAGTAAAATGCCGCAATATCCTGAGCCCTATTGGAGAACTAGTTTGGACATTCCGTCTTTCCCTAAACTAGATCGGGATATAGAAGCCGATGTAGCAATAGTTGGTGCGGGAATTTCTGGAATTATAACCGCCTATTTACTTGCACAAGAAGGGCTAAATGTTGTTCTTTTAGAGGCAAGTACTATATTGAACGGAACAACGGGTCATACTACCGCGAAAATTACTGCGCAGCATGATTTAATTTATGACGAACTGATTCATCATTTTGGGGAAGAAAAAGCTAGGCTATATTATCAAGCTAACAGCGATGCTTTGCAGTTTATTAAAAATATGGTTAACGAACATCAGATTGAATGTGATTTTACGGAAGAAGATGCTTATATTTATGCCAATACAGGTGAAGGTGTTAAACAAATACAGGTGGAGTATGAAGCCTATAAGAAGCTTGGCATTGTGAGTGAATACGTACAAAGTATGCCGCTGCCACTTGAAATGCAGGCAGCCATTGTGATGAAGCAACAGGCTCAGTTCCATCCCTTGAAGTTTTTACTTCAGCTTGTTCAAGCTTTTGTAGGAAAATCAGGCATTATTTATGAGAACACGACAGCTGTCGATATTGAAAAAGGGGAGCGGCCGAGCGTTATCACAAGAGATGGTTACCGGGTCACCTGCAACCATATAGTATCCTGCTCGCATTTTCCCTTTTATGAAATGCCTAATTTATACTTTACACGCATGTATGCAGAACGTTCATACGTGCTGGGTGTAAAGACAGAAAAAGCCTTCCCAGGCGGTATGTATTTGAGTGCGGACTCTCCGAAGCGTTCGCTGCGATATACGAACGTCAACGGAGAAAAGCTTGTTTTAATTGGAGGAGAAAGCCATAAAACGGGGCAAGGAATATGTACAATCAAGCACTATGAAGCACTAGAGGCCTTTGGTGAGGAATCATTCGGCATTACAGAGATTCCTTATAGATGGTCCGCTCAAGATTTAATTACCTTGGATAAAGTCCCTTACATTGGTCGTCTTTCAGCTGATGAGTCGAATATATTTGTTGCGACAGGATACAGGAAATGGGGGATGACAAACGGAACTGCAGCGGCTTTGTTATTAAGAGATTTGATTGTAGGAAGAGACAATCCATATCAAGAGCTGTATAGTCCGTCTAGATTTCATGCTGATCCGAATATTAAAGCCTTTATTACGACAAACATTGATGTGGCGAAGCATTTGATTGGCGACAAGATAGGGATTGTGCGTAGAAGTCCTAGTGACTTGAGTAGCGACGAAGGAGCCGTTGTTAATGTGAACGGAAAAAGAGCCTGTGGATATCGTGATGAGAGCGGGCACCTACATATTGTGGACTCTGCGTGTACTCACATGGGCTGTGAGCTTGCATGGAACAGCGGAGATCGTACATGGGACTGTCCTTGTCATGGTTCTAGGTTTTCAGTGGATGGCGATGTAATTGAGGGACCAGCGGAAAAGCCTTTAAAGCGAATAGAACTGGAGTAAGAGGTGTGTAATAGCATATTTCCTAAGCATGACGGTTACAAGAGAATGGCGCTACTTTTATTAAAAGGAAGTGGAAAGCATGCAACTAGAGACAGTGAAACGTTTTTTTGAACTGAGTGAACAGTTCAGTACCTCGCCAGAAGATTATAAGCCATTGTTGCATCCAGACATTGAGCAGACTGAATTTCCAAATTGGATTACAGATCGCGTCGTGGTCAGTAATTGGGATATGCTGCTGCAAAGAATGCCCGCCGGCAAAAAATTGCTTATGCAGCAAAAGTACGATATACAAGGTGTGATTGAATCGGGAGATGTTGTAGTGACAGAAGTAATCTGGACTGCAGAGGTGGCTACGGACGTAGGAGTGTTTCGGATGGGGCAAAAATTAAAGGCTTATTTTTGTTGTGTATTTGAATTCAAAAACGGAAAGATATTTCGGCAACGAAACTACGACTGCTTTGAACGATTCTAACTATCAAAGCTGTAGTGAATAAGCAAAGTGAAAACATAATTCAGCAAATCAAGCTAAAGCAGAAACACATATTGTTAGATGCTGCAGAACAATAGGAAACTAAGATCAGAAAGAAAGCGGGAGTTCACAAGTGTGAGCTCCCGTTTTTAAATCATCATAAAGTGTCTGGTATAGATGTGCGTAGCCTAAGGTTTGTAGTCGGAAATCTTATTTGTTAACACCGGTGGTCCCAACTCTTCTGTTTTAGAGTTGGATGGGCGTACTTGAATTTGTACATTTATCATTTTAGCGGTAATAATGTCAATTTTCCCAGACCAGGTCGGAGCTTCTTCGGGTGAAGAATACAATTTGAAACGCCAGCTGATTTCATCTGGTATAAACGCAAGTCCCTCATATCCATTCTAAAAGATTGTTGTTTTTAGATAGGTTTCTTCGTTTCAGGTTGGTTGGAGCGGAAGGTGCGAGACGCCTGCGGGAGCAGCGGGTCAGGTGAGACCCCAGTAAGCCGAGAAGGCTCACCGCACGCCCCGCGGAAAGCGAGCAACCCCGAGCTGAAATCAACCACTCCCCACTACGTGTTACATAGCAACAAAGATTGGGAAAACAGTCATTATTTTTTATTGATACTTTACTCACAACGCAATTACCTTATGTACTGTCAACCTTGTTTGCAGGAATTAATCGCCAAAGCGAGAATACAAAGAGAGGTTATTTTCGTGATGAGTTGCACTATTGTTTGAAGGAGGTTTATATGAAGATTCTAAATGCTACACAGATGCAGCAGCAGGTTGCATCACACCCTGAGTTTTCTGGTGTGATTACAATCGAACAGGCAGGAAGCACTTTATTTGAGCACGCACAGGGCTATTACAATCGTTCCGAAGGGCTCCGCAATACCCTGCAAACTCGCTTTGGTATCGCTTCTGGATGTAAATTGTTTACTGCAATTGCTATATGCCGCTTGATTGAACAGGATTTATTAGCATTTGACACAAAATTAAAGGATTGCTTACCTATAGCGTTTCCCCATATAAATGGTGATTTGACAATTCATCATTTATTAACGCACACCTCAGGGATTCCTGACTATTTTGATGAAGCAATAATGAGCGATTTTGAGGATTTATGGCAGGAATACCCCATGTATACCTTGAAGCGTCCTTCAGACTTTTTACCGATGTTTCAGCATGGCCGCATGATGTTTGAACCAGGTGAACAATTTCATTACAACAACGCTGGCTTCATTGTGCTTGGAATGATTATTGAGCAGGTGACCGGAGCGCCTTTTTCTACGTATATAGAAGAACATGTGTTACGACGCTGTGATATGTTTGATTCCGGGTACTTTTCACTAGATTGTTTGCCGAAAAATACTGCGTTTGGGTATATTGATGAAGATGGCGGTGCGTGGCGTACGAATATATACTCCATTCCCATTCAAAGTGGTGCTGATGGGGGGGCTTATGTAACGGCGCCGGATATGACGAAATTTTGGAGAGCTTTACTTCGCTATCAAATACTTAGCGAGGCATCTACGAAGCTGCTTTTAAAGCCGCATGTGCAGGTGAAAGAGCATGTGTATTACGGGTATGGCATTTGGATGAAGATAGAAAATAAGCATGTGAAAAAGTATCAT belongs to Ectobacillus sp. JY-23 and includes:
- a CDS encoding SUMF1/EgtB/PvdO family nonheme iron enzyme, giving the protein MLTNLHDYLKDIMVHIPAGQIRLRDFRNEQKWISSNYKFGMPGTRNNLKEIVWDVEVKQFYLAKYTVTEELYEAVMGFSKTGGRQPVVNISWLEAVYFCNVLSEALGYEKFYGVDDEGKLVTCHTSSNGFRLPTDAEWQYACQASSTGYRYDNITKIAWYKDNSHGQVHEVGKKQPNAWGLYDMIGNVWEWCWDLYDEETFGDYRIIRGGSWAEEERGCGATCRRKSMPDFSIDDIGFRVARNCNKEQ
- a CDS encoding CD3324 family protein produces the protein MKYVKAAAVLPEELLQELQKYVQGELLYIPKRKENHEQWGSRSGGRKQLDERNEAIRLAYKGGKHITQLSQEYFLSVDTIKRIVYAQ
- a CDS encoding MFS transporter; translation: MSSTAYGTNRSYISQEKQKQLYKRTLLIVSISQVFGGAGLAAGITVGALLAQQMLGTDAVTGIPSALFTLGSAGAALLVGKLSQRYGRRIGLTTGFMIGGIGAIGVVTAAVLESVLLLFVSLLIYGAGTATNLQARYAGTDLANDKQRATAVSTAMVFTTFGAVAGPNLVNTMGSFALSLGLPSLSGPFILSATAYLLAGFILFVMLRPDPLIIAKAIEVSNQAYSQKGYSHTDQLENNKGVIMGATMMVLTQIVMVAIMTMTPVHMRHHGHGLSEIGLVIGFHIGSMYLPSLVTGILVDKIGRITMAVASGVTLLLAGLLAAIIPGDSVILLVIALSLLGLGWNFGLISGTALLIDSTKASTRAKTQGTVDVLIALSGASGGALSGMVVAHASYSALSLAGGLLALLLIPVVFWSRRENNNTI
- a CDS encoding GNAT family N-acetyltransferase; the encoded protein is MIQIRKAIRDDLESLVHIDFEVIGRSREEKLLEAIKEDRCILAQIEKQNAGFLIYHKHFFEQLFIDLIIVHPALRKRGVAKALIEYVENACTSKKIFSSTNKSNESMQHVFDTLHYKQSGYIDNLDEGDPEIVFYKEISSLKSSE
- a CDS encoding FusB/FusC family EF-G-binding protein, producing the protein MHTCIRSDEFNFIKMQIRNIVNGYAASSDKDVLQALVSLVKERVLDVCHDFNEEQMKLLHTIEEIRDKEDAERFFLQLAPYVKPFPELTEQGLKRVFPKVKRLKKPDLAGWNLQETSYISWDDKGSNQRYIIAVNEDGLVGVKGVFTSSHQKGICTICKRHAEIGMFISEVKGSVMGTYTKRGNYICQDTIICNQNITSLENLNDFVSRQRS
- a CDS encoding FAD-dependent oxidoreductase encodes the protein MEKHQTGTSKMPQYPEPYWRTSLDIPSFPKLDRDIEADVAIVGAGISGIITAYLLAQEGLNVVLLEASTILNGTTGHTTAKITAQHDLIYDELIHHFGEEKARLYYQANSDALQFIKNMVNEHQIECDFTEEDAYIYANTGEGVKQIQVEYEAYKKLGIVSEYVQSMPLPLEMQAAIVMKQQAQFHPLKFLLQLVQAFVGKSGIIYENTTAVDIEKGERPSVITRDGYRVTCNHIVSCSHFPFYEMPNLYFTRMYAERSYVLGVKTEKAFPGGMYLSADSPKRSLRYTNVNGEKLVLIGGESHKTGQGICTIKHYEALEAFGEESFGITEIPYRWSAQDLITLDKVPYIGRLSADESNIFVATGYRKWGMTNGTAAALLLRDLIVGRDNPYQELYSPSRFHADPNIKAFITTNIDVAKHLIGDKIGIVRRSPSDLSSDEGAVVNVNGKRACGYRDESGHLHIVDSACTHMGCELAWNSGDRTWDCPCHGSRFSVDGDVIEGPAEKPLKRIELE
- a CDS encoding serine hydrolase — encoded protein: MKILNATQMQQQVASHPEFSGVITIEQAGSTLFEHAQGYYNRSEGLRNTLQTRFGIASGCKLFTAIAICRLIEQDLLAFDTKLKDCLPIAFPHINGDLTIHHLLTHTSGIPDYFDEAIMSDFEDLWQEYPMYTLKRPSDFLPMFQHGRMMFEPGEQFHYNNAGFIVLGMIIEQVTGAPFSTYIEEHVLRRCDMFDSGYFSLDCLPKNTAFGYIDEDGGAWRTNIYSIPIQSGADGGAYVTAPDMTKFWRALLRYQILSEASTKLLLKPHVQVKEHVYYGYGIWMKIENKHVKKYHIMGYDPGVSFHSVVYPASQTILSVLSNKSSGAFQMMNIVEEQLQV
- a CDS encoding nuclear transport factor 2 family protein, with translation MQLETVKRFFELSEQFSTSPEDYKPLLHPDIEQTEFPNWITDRVVVSNWDMLLQRMPAGKKLLMQQKYDIQGVIESGDVVVTEVIWTAEVATDVGVFRMGQKLKAYFCCVFEFKNGKIFRQRNYDCFERF